The following nucleotide sequence is from Acyrthosiphon pisum isolate AL4f chromosome A2, pea_aphid_22Mar2018_4r6ur, whole genome shotgun sequence.
gattaaaatatttttaaactattatatatgaaacaaattgtagtaaatttagttttctattttgtcttaataaattttttaacatttttttttctagttatgtttaaaaatatcaaaaaaatttataatattgaaaattttctatttttgtaacTCTAGAACTTTTGTGGCACgggttaaaattaaagtatttgcaTGAAACTTTTTAGTGGAGGGGGGAGgggtaattttgaaaaatcctaaATGAAAAATAAGGAACAccctaaattatatatatctacaaatttgaatatatttgagAGTTAttggttaataaatataactatttcagTGCAGTTTATGATACATGGCTAAATGTTTTGCTTAACTCCAATCATTTCTCAATGATATCTAGAAACATATTCGTAcataaatttgatttgattttaataaataatttattaggaaaCAAATATCcttttaataacaatgtttacACAATTGACgaacaaaataaactattatttacacttaaatgtagttatcaaaatataacaatgactTCATTTTCCAAATCTTTGTTCATTTCTGCTGTATTGTTccaataatttgtaaaactttaaaaatgtaacattgTAATGTGTTTTCAATGTTCTAGAACCCAAAAACAGAATAATTAATGTGTGATTATGCAACAGCATGCGAgttataactaaatttaaaatgtctaaatatttAACTCACAAAAATTCAGTGACACGAGTGTGCCAAGGTAATAAACCAAATGTTGTACAAGACTTGCCACAGATTACAACCAAATCGGGTTCAACCATAGGGAATGTTTTATTAATCGCAAGCTCGACTAAAGTGTCTGAGAATTCTTCTTCTGTGCTGCACACAGTTCGCAAAGCGTTTACTAATTGTAATTTAGAATGTTTAGATGTCAATATGTTGACTTCAATTCTTGGTTCCCATTTATATCCTtgaagtatacaaatatatatagttattgtaatatttgtttgaataataaattccatGGAACTGTTAGTAACAATTTATCCAAGAAACttgcaacataatatataaagcattattcaataataatatttaccattaatacatttttttgattcaaatttgatgttatcattgaattctaatCCCCAATTGACTTTGGTCAACAAACTACTGTACTGATCTctaaatgcaaaaaataattcttctggagatatacctacaaaaaaacaaatcagtaattttaatatgactAAGTATAAGGTAAtaaattgtagtattgtacacTTGTATTACAGGCGAAGCTATTCAGGGGCACCGATCTAAATCCAACATGAGTGGGAGGGTGGATACAagattaattttcataaataagtgcatattttaatattatttacaacaatattgtaattttaatagaGCAAGCGGGGAAATATATGTGTTGACCTGTGTTGTAagaaaatactttattataatgtatataattatattatagtatacgtatatttttttttatcatatatttcttaattttaaataggtatcagtacattttttaagaaatttttataatttaatttaaattattcggtatattttataaatgattattattacattttaataggtaggtaggtacctactataatatggaAATTTGTAGTTATACccaccatattatttattaataattatttttattattgatttattcaaatttaaattagtcaTCAACACATTTTATCGatgaaagttttaaaatatttaagataaatttaaattaatatttcatattgtatcaataaattGTAAGTTCAACCTTGTTAGATCgttacatttcaaaaatattttttgttcaaattagTAGATGTGAAGGTATCCTTTGTCGAACTAGCAGTGGcatgttatacaaaaatataagaagTTCTTTTTACAATTCCATATATGgaaaatatttgaagaaaaGTATTCTATATAGTAAAACGAAATTTAACATTCACTCAAAATACTTGTTGatagaaagtatttaaaatattattaaataagtatataattcatgataaagtatttgaataccaatacttaaatactttataacacTGTTGTTGGCCCATCAGAGCTAACAATTATAGACTAGCTACCATCATTGGCATCACTCGTGAAAAAAAACTCTGTGGGCTTAAAAACTCAATTTTAACACGTTACCGTTTTCGTTGTGATAAAAGCTGACGACAGGTACTTCCAGGAACAACGCCCAGGCAAGCAACTTGGCCAGATATTCGTAGAAAACTTCCTCTTGGCATACGGACACCACGAGATGGTTGGGCAACTTTTTCAACCGATACTTCTTGTATCCGTTGATGGAACGATTCTGCCAAGGATCCGGCTGTTTGAATATCGTCTGATCGACGAGCCACGAATACAACGCGTACAGAAAGTGCAAGAAAATTAGTAACGACGAAAACGCGAATTTTATTAACAGTGTTCTGTAAACTAAAAGGTTgctcatttttacttttttttcaataacattaaAAGAGATAATGGCCGTCTGTACAGCCAACTTTCATCGCGGCACTTGAACCcggactaaaataaaaataaatataaatcaaaattataaatcgcGGTTTCTTTGCAATGAAAAAGCCGCAGTTTTGTTGATGTTCAATGTTGAGCGTGATAAACCATTATCTATGGATTTTTTTCCGAGTTGTCAATGATAAAAGTTTAAGACCAAGGTTACAGTGTAACCACGTCTACAAGGTaggtttttattactttttattattaataagcgtttttgaaaacatcgtaattagtaattaccacgatttaagattttataaatcGTGGTAATTACTTATTCGCTCGTTATtcgctatttattattattttttataatgcttATACACTTTTAAGTGTTTAACACTTCAGACatcttttatatataaatttatttattggtatatttatttagtatcttTTGGCTA
It contains:
- the ACYPI27127 gene encoding uncharacterized protein LOC100574241, which codes for MSNLLVYRTLLIKFAFSSLLIFLHFLYALYSWLVDQTIFKQPDPWQNRSINGYKKYRLKKLPNHLVVSVCQEEVFYEYLAKLLAWALFLEVPVVSFYHNENGISPEELFFAFRDQYSSLLTKVNWGLEFNDNIKFESKKCINGYKWEPRIEVNILTSKHSKLQLVNALRTVCSTEEEFSDTLVELAINKTFPMVEPDLVVICGKSCTTFGLLPWHTRVTEFLTLKTHYNVTFLKFYKLLEQYSRNEQRFGK